A window of the Tessaracoccus sp. MC1865 genome harbors these coding sequences:
- the fbaA gene encoding class II fructose-bisphosphate aldolase: protein MPVATPEVYTEMLDRAKAGKFAYPAINVSSSQTLNAALQGFAEAGSDGILQVSTGGAEYFSGPTIKDKIAGAAAFAAYAQEVAKNYPVNVALHTDHCPKDKLDSFVRPLLSISEERVARGELPLFQSHMWDGSAVPMEENLQIAAELLERCAKANIVLEIEVGVVGGEEDGVEAAINEKLYTTVEDGLRTIEVLGLGEKGRYMTALTFGNVHGVYKPGAVKLRPELLKEIQDAVGAKYGKEKPFDLVFHGGSGSTAQEISDAVDHGVIKMNIDTDTQYAFTRPVVTHMFKNYDGVLKIDGEVGNKKLYDPRAWGKAAEAGMAARVVEACQQLRSAGQSSK from the coding sequence ATGCCAGTTGCAACTCCTGAGGTCTACACGGAGATGCTCGACCGGGCCAAGGCGGGCAAGTTCGCCTACCCGGCCATCAACGTCTCCTCCTCGCAGACCCTCAACGCCGCTCTCCAGGGCTTCGCCGAAGCAGGCTCGGACGGCATTCTGCAGGTCTCCACCGGCGGCGCCGAGTACTTCTCCGGCCCCACCATCAAGGACAAGATCGCCGGCGCAGCCGCTTTCGCGGCCTACGCCCAGGAAGTCGCCAAGAACTACCCGGTCAACGTGGCGCTCCACACGGACCACTGCCCGAAGGACAAGCTGGACAGCTTCGTGCGTCCGCTGCTCTCCATCTCGGAGGAGCGCGTCGCCCGTGGCGAACTGCCGCTGTTCCAGTCGCACATGTGGGACGGTTCCGCCGTTCCCATGGAGGAGAACCTGCAGATCGCTGCTGAGCTCCTCGAGCGTTGCGCCAAGGCCAACATCGTCCTCGAGATCGAGGTCGGCGTCGTCGGCGGCGAAGAGGACGGCGTCGAAGCCGCCATCAACGAGAAGCTCTACACCACCGTCGAAGACGGCCTGCGCACCATCGAGGTCCTCGGCCTCGGCGAGAAGGGCCGCTACATGACGGCCCTCACCTTCGGCAACGTGCACGGCGTGTACAAGCCGGGTGCCGTCAAGCTGCGCCCGGAGCTCCTCAAGGAGATCCAGGACGCCGTCGGCGCCAAGTACGGCAAGGAGAAGCCGTTCGACCTCGTGTTCCACGGCGGTTCCGGCTCCACCGCGCAGGAGATCTCCGACGCGGTCGACCACGGTGTCATCAAGATGAACATCGACACCGACACCCAGTACGCCTTCACCCGCCCGGTCGTCACGCACATGTTCAAGAACTACGACGGTGTGCTGAAGATCGACGGTGAGGTCGGCAACAAGAAGCTGTACGACCCCCGCGCCTGGGGCAAGGCAGCCGAGGCCGGCATGGCCGCCCGCGTCGTGGAGGCCTGCCAGCAGCTCCGCTCCGCCGGCCAGTCGTCCAAGTGA
- a CDS encoding CNNM domain-containing protein, with translation MLLETGMSGWTVTLWTVLIIVLSAFFVAVEFALMAAKPHRLEERAGTFAGRAAIKSSHELTLVLAGSQLGITVCTLALGAITKPAVHHALTPLLEVTGLPAAVADVASFVLALIIVTFLHLVVGEMAPKSWAIAHPEESSVLLAVPMRAFMFVVRPILRAMNAMANWLVRKAGAEPVDGLSATQDVAGLRHLVEHSANVGALEAGYQSSITSVLTLRERQVRELVPEEQELAAIPVTGTLADVQMVTRNHGHMRVLVRDGGTTVGIVHVRDTLDEPDLSRPAMDVARPPVRLSADSGVATALNQLRLARTQIAVVTDGDLEIGIVTLSDVLPGLMPTGIVQSVDAG, from the coding sequence TCTTCGTCGCCGTCGAATTTGCGCTGATGGCCGCCAAGCCGCACCGGTTGGAGGAGCGGGCGGGCACGTTCGCCGGCCGCGCCGCCATCAAGAGTTCGCATGAACTCACCCTGGTGCTGGCCGGCTCCCAGCTGGGCATCACGGTGTGCACGCTGGCGCTCGGCGCCATCACCAAGCCCGCCGTGCACCACGCGCTGACCCCGCTGCTGGAGGTCACGGGGCTGCCGGCCGCCGTTGCCGACGTCGCGTCGTTCGTACTGGCGCTGATCATCGTCACGTTCCTCCACCTGGTGGTGGGGGAGATGGCGCCCAAGTCCTGGGCCATCGCGCACCCCGAGGAATCCTCGGTGCTGCTGGCGGTGCCGATGCGGGCCTTCATGTTCGTGGTCCGTCCCATCCTCAGGGCGATGAACGCCATGGCCAACTGGCTGGTCCGCAAGGCCGGCGCGGAGCCCGTCGACGGGCTGTCGGCCACGCAGGACGTCGCCGGTCTGCGCCACCTGGTGGAGCATTCCGCCAACGTCGGCGCGCTGGAGGCCGGCTACCAGTCGTCGATCACCTCCGTGCTGACCCTGCGCGAGCGTCAGGTGCGCGAACTGGTGCCCGAGGAGCAGGAACTGGCCGCCATCCCGGTGACCGGGACCTTGGCCGACGTGCAGATGGTCACCCGGAACCACGGCCACATGCGGGTGCTCGTCCGCGACGGTGGGACCACCGTCGGCATCGTGCACGTCCGCGACACCCTGGACGAGCCGGACCTGTCGCGGCCCGCGATGGACGTGGCGCGCCCGCCCGTGCGGTTGTCGGCGGACAGCGGTGTGGCCACCGCGCTGAACCAGCTGCGCTTGGCGCGCACGCAGATCGCCGTGGTGACTGACGGCGACCTCGAGATCGGCATCGTGACGCTCAGCGACGTGCTGCCCGGGCTGATGCCCACGGGCATTGTCCAATCCGTCGATGCGGGCTGA
- a CDS encoding TrmH family RNA methyltransferase — MTDEPHDPTAPTVGVGPHPEPWPDDERLDAGLLRDGDRRNVTDRYRYWKLEAIVADLDRTRSRLHVAIQNWEHDFNIGSIVRTANAFNVAAVHIVGKRRWNRRGAMVTDRYLHVHHHEDEASLMAFLAERGVTAVGVDNLPGSVPLETAQLPADGCLIFGSEGPGLTEAMVAGCEQLVAITQHGSTRSMNAGAAAAIAMYHWQLQHGPASTGVALA, encoded by the coding sequence ATGACCGACGAGCCCCACGACCCCACTGCGCCGACCGTGGGAGTGGGGCCGCACCCGGAGCCGTGGCCGGACGATGAGCGCCTCGACGCGGGACTGCTGCGCGACGGCGACCGCCGCAACGTGACAGACCGGTACCGGTACTGGAAGCTCGAGGCCATCGTCGCCGATCTTGACCGCACCCGCTCCCGGTTGCACGTGGCCATCCAGAACTGGGAGCACGACTTCAACATCGGCTCCATCGTGCGCACCGCCAACGCGTTCAACGTGGCGGCCGTCCACATCGTCGGGAAGCGACGGTGGAACCGGCGCGGCGCGATGGTCACGGACCGCTACCTCCACGTCCACCACCACGAGGACGAGGCGTCGCTGATGGCCTTCCTCGCGGAGCGGGGCGTCACGGCTGTGGGCGTCGACAACCTGCCCGGTTCCGTGCCCCTGGAGACGGCGCAACTCCCGGCCGACGGCTGCCTGATCTTCGGCTCCGAGGGCCCCGGCCTGACGGAGGCGATGGTGGCGGGCTGCGAGCAGTTGGTGGCCATCACGCAGCACGGTTCCACCCGCTCGATGAACGCCGGGGCGGCCGCGGCGATCGCGATGTACCACTGGCAGCTGCAGCACGGGCCGGCCTCAACCGGCGTGGCGCTAGCATGA